The following are encoded together in the Triticum dicoccoides isolate Atlit2015 ecotype Zavitan chromosome 6B, WEW_v2.0, whole genome shotgun sequence genome:
- the LOC119325464 gene encoding uncharacterized protein LOC119325464: protein MARGYAGRFQAFSKAALLGLVLLSMVTWVLHACSCLRAFLFVSLPSAASAIATPKCLFIFSNIIVLFLATECRLSRNGARSTSTSDDDIDAVVRELVAFTHALKETHAAEEIVKAEQEVSVRMTTQQLDQCEKEEESDVALLNNLGDDLQEEVMKEEDCEEATELPTEELNRRVEDFIARFNMERQLEARMVVCCC from the coding sequence ATGGCCAGAGGCTACGCAGGCCGGTTCCAGGCCTTCTCCAAAGCCGCTCTTCTTGGTTTGGTCCTCTTATCCATGGTGACCTGGGTGCTGCATGCATGTTCTTGCCTGAGGGCCTTCCTCTTTGTGTCACTTCCTTCTGCTGCTTCAGCGATCGCCACACCCAAGTGCCTCTTCATCTTCTCCAacatcatcgtcctcttcctcgCCACCGAGTGCAGGCTCTCGCGGAACGGTGCTCGATCCACAAGCACTAGCGACGATGACATAGATGCTGTGGTCCGTGAGCTTGTGGCTTTTACACACGCACTCAAAGAGACCCATGCTGCAGAAGAGATCgtcaaagcagaacaagaagttaGTGTACGCATGACCACGCAGCAGCTAGATCAATGTGAAAAGGAAGAAGAGAGTGACGTCGCACTGCTTAATAATTTAGGTGATGACCTGCAAGAAGAGGTGATGAAGGAAGAAGACTGTGAGGAGGCAACGGAGCTGCCTACCGAGGAGCTGAATAGGAGAGTGGAAGACTTCATTGCAAGATTCAACATGGAGAGGCAGCTCGAGGCAAGGATGGTCGTGTGTTGCTGCTGA